A region from the Simiduia sp. 21SJ11W-1 genome encodes:
- a CDS encoding pyridoxamine 5'-phosphate oxidase family protein, giving the protein MGQQFDHISEKNRQFIEAQKLFFVGTATDDSRVNISPKGMDSLRVLGPNRVIWLNVTGSGNESAAHVQFNPRMTLMFAAFEGKPNILRLYGKAKVIHPRAAEWPSLYPHFNPIAGARQIFDLQVELVQNSCGMAVPLFDYQGDRDLLKNWAERKGEAGIASYWEEKNQTTIDGLATNILAAD; this is encoded by the coding sequence ATGGGACAGCAGTTCGACCATATCTCGGAAAAAAATCGCCAGTTTATTGAAGCCCAAAAGCTGTTTTTCGTGGGCACGGCAACAGACGACAGCCGCGTAAACATCTCGCCCAAGGGCATGGATTCCTTGCGTGTGCTCGGGCCCAACAGGGTAATCTGGCTTAATGTCACCGGCAGCGGCAATGAATCTGCCGCCCACGTGCAATTCAACCCCCGCATGACCCTGATGTTTGCAGCCTTTGAAGGCAAGCCCAATATTCTGCGCCTGTACGGCAAGGCAAAGGTGATCCACCCACGAGCGGCCGAATGGCCAAGCCTCTACCCGCACTTTAACCCCATAGCCGGGGCCCGCCAGATTTTCGACCTGCAGGTGGAACTGGTGCAAAACTCCTGCGGCATGGCCGTGCCCCTGTTCGATTACCAGGGCGATCGCGATTTGCTAAAAAATTGGGCCGAGCGCAAGGGCGAGGCAGGTATTGCCAGTTATTGGGAGGAGAAAAACCAAACCACCATTGACGGGCTTGCGACAAATATTCTTGCGGCAGATTAG
- a CDS encoding bifunctional diguanylate cyclase/phosphodiesterase has translation MISFRARLLCIFIPLLLLTLGAITWSVFSATKNAGQAFANNELDVAERVFDQLIREDRTQLKNSVTILAEDYGFRQAVATGERDTQISALANHGERIGAEIVLLTNAAGEVLLSSHDLQEAQSTIVRDVQQGASFDMLLEVEHKPYQFAVVPVYAPNLLGWVGLGFPLDEALLKKFKSISRVDVTIMVGREVLPNLTTLAPGHDLLENKAADNFGRAENWLSRTVWLSGAGGDELSALLTVSASDIKAQFNQLQRRLVIIAAVTLILIILAVFSIANGLSRPLSVLAAAADRMAAGDYGREISFSRADEIGQLASSLNSMQAAIKDREAHITYVAEHDERTGLPNREKAQQILNELFDEGTSFTGVLLRVTNIKRLNDLYGILFVQRFVPLMAERMRNEVTACGTLARLGSDEFLLIMTAGSVINRQEITALAECFKHPFSLDGVQIVFEAAAGVIECPEQAANYEELIRRSNIALAESVRAGKNFYDYQAGADESHLRKLNITARLQQAIANHGFELFYQPQQSLLDDSIEGLEALIRWEDEVLGKVFPDEFIPLAEESGLISDITRWVLAQVQQDLKHIGEAGGAIEVSINLSAKDILDTDMLDTLTRAATQTMPAGCSLAYEITETALVTDAHSARENLLVLQRAGIRLSMDDFGTGFSSLSQLKMLPVSKLKIDKSFVLELAKDQDDQKIVEATLGLARALNLSVIAEGVEDEQAKALLRRWGCQSIQGYYLARPMTLAATLKWLTEYNSASMESRTHS, from the coding sequence ATGATTAGCTTCCGCGCGCGCCTGCTGTGTATTTTTATCCCGCTGTTGTTGCTTACATTGGGTGCCATCACCTGGTCTGTTTTTAGTGCAACCAAAAATGCAGGCCAGGCCTTTGCAAATAATGAACTGGATGTGGCCGAGCGGGTGTTCGATCAACTAATTCGCGAAGATCGAACCCAGCTTAAAAACAGCGTGACCATACTGGCGGAAGACTACGGCTTTCGGCAGGCAGTGGCCACCGGTGAGCGGGATACGCAAATTTCGGCACTGGCCAATCATGGTGAGCGTATTGGTGCTGAAATTGTATTGCTCACCAATGCCGCAGGAGAGGTGCTTTTAAGTAGCCACGATCTGCAAGAGGCCCAATCAACCATTGTGCGCGATGTGCAGCAAGGTGCCAGTTTTGACATGCTGCTTGAGGTTGAGCACAAGCCTTACCAGTTTGCCGTAGTACCGGTATATGCCCCTAACCTGTTGGGTTGGGTTGGCCTTGGCTTCCCGCTTGATGAGGCGCTGCTTAAAAAATTCAAATCCATTTCTCGGGTAGATGTCACCATTATGGTAGGCCGCGAAGTGCTGCCAAACCTGACCACGCTGGCACCGGGCCACGACCTGCTTGAAAATAAAGCGGCAGACAATTTTGGCCGCGCCGAGAACTGGCTAAGCCGCACCGTCTGGCTTTCTGGCGCCGGGGGCGATGAACTCAGCGCATTGCTCACGGTTTCTGCCTCAGATATAAAGGCGCAATTTAATCAGTTGCAACGCCGGTTGGTGATCATTGCAGCGGTCACGTTAATACTAATTATTCTTGCTGTGTTCAGTATTGCCAACGGCTTAAGCCGGCCGCTTTCGGTGTTGGCGGCGGCGGCAGATCGCATGGCCGCCGGCGACTATGGGCGCGAAATTTCTTTTAGCCGCGCCGATGAAATCGGCCAGCTGGCAAGTTCTTTAAACAGTATGCAGGCGGCCATTAAAGACCGTGAGGCACACATTACCTATGTAGCCGAGCACGATGAGCGTACCGGCCTGCCCAATCGCGAGAAGGCCCAGCAAATTCTCAATGAACTGTTTGATGAGGGCACAAGTTTTACCGGGGTATTGCTGCGGGTAACCAATATAAAGCGCCTTAACGATCTTTACGGCATCTTGTTTGTGCAACGCTTTGTACCCCTAATGGCCGAGCGCATGCGCAATGAAGTAACAGCCTGTGGCACACTCGCGCGCTTGGGTAGCGACGAATTTTTACTCATCATGACCGCAGGTTCAGTGATTAACCGCCAGGAAATCACGGCCTTGGCTGAATGTTTCAAGCACCCTTTTAGCCTTGATGGCGTGCAAATTGTATTTGAAGCCGCAGCCGGCGTAATAGAGTGCCCGGAGCAGGCGGCAAATTATGAGGAGCTGATTCGCCGCAGCAATATCGCCTTGGCAGAATCCGTGCGGGCAGGCAAAAACTTCTACGACTATCAAGCCGGTGCCGATGAATCGCACTTAAGAAAGCTCAACATCACCGCGCGGTTGCAGCAGGCCATTGCCAATCATGGTTTTGAGTTGTTTTATCAGCCCCAGCAATCATTGCTAGACGACTCCATTGAAGGCCTTGAGGCATTGATTCGCTGGGAAGATGAGGTTTTGGGGAAAGTGTTTCCTGATGAATTTATCCCTCTGGCCGAGGAGTCTGGCCTGATCAGCGATATTACCCGCTGGGTGCTTGCCCAAGTGCAACAGGACCTAAAGCACATTGGCGAGGCCGGGGGTGCGATAGAAGTGAGCATTAATTTATCGGCGAAAGATATTCTTGATACCGATATGCTCGATACCCTAACCCGGGCCGCTACCCAAACGATGCCGGCCGGCTGCAGCCTGGCTTATGAAATCACGGAAACGGCTCTGGTGACCGATGCACATTCGGCTCGCGAGAATTTGCTGGTATTACAGCGCGCCGGCATCCGGCTTTCCATGGATGATTTTGGCACGGGCTTTTCTTCGCTTTCGCAGTTGAAGATGTTGCCGGTTTCCAAACTGAAAATAGATAAATCTTTTGTGCTTGAATTGGCCAAAGATCAGGATGATCAGAAAATTGTTGAGGCAACACTGGGGCTTGCCAGGGCACTGAACCTCTCGGTAATTGCCGAGGGTGTAGAAGATGAACAGGCAAAAGCCCTGCTGCGGCGATGGGGCTGCCAAAGTATTCAGGGCTACTATCTGGCAAGGCCAATGACCCTTGCTGCCACACTAAAATGGCTGACGGAATACAACAGCGCATCCATGGAAAGCCGCACGCATTCCTGA
- a CDS encoding DUF3034 family protein, translated as MKIKLRQLVLLLLCSWLLPAAAQHRILATPGAMQLEGSAGGGLVPWAVIGSYAHRDEWAASAALTAVQLEDFTLSQAALLVGWDNRLELSYAHQTLRLGDRAADELAAITGGAFSSLTIEQDVWGAKVRLAGDVIYGALPQVSAGVQYKINRNPAIATKVLGAKSDTGIDYYLAASKLYLDALWGRNVLLNATVRHTKANQLGLLGFGGDGDARLHAELAAAVFFNPHWAMGVEYRQKPDLLAAVKEDPWADAFVAWFPSKRLSIVAAYANLGNIALWDNQRGWYLSVQVNN; from the coding sequence ATGAAAATAAAGTTACGCCAACTGGTGCTATTGCTGTTGTGTAGCTGGCTGTTGCCGGCGGCCGCGCAACACCGCATTCTGGCAACCCCCGGGGCCATGCAGCTTGAGGGTAGCGCCGGCGGTGGTTTGGTGCCTTGGGCTGTGATTGGCAGCTACGCGCACCGGGACGAATGGGCGGCCTCCGCTGCCCTTACGGCAGTGCAGCTAGAGGATTTCACACTTTCCCAGGCGGCACTGTTAGTTGGTTGGGACAACCGGCTAGAGCTTAGCTACGCACATCAAACCCTGCGCCTTGGCGATCGTGCCGCCGATGAGCTGGCCGCTATCACCGGCGGCGCCTTTTCAAGCCTTACCATCGAGCAGGATGTGTGGGGTGCGAAGGTGCGCCTGGCAGGTGATGTGATCTATGGCGCCCTGCCACAGGTGAGCGCAGGCGTGCAATACAAAATAAATCGCAATCCGGCGATTGCCACCAAGGTGCTGGGCGCAAAATCTGATACCGGCATCGACTATTACCTGGCGGCCTCAAAGCTTTACCTGGATGCCCTCTGGGGCCGCAACGTTTTACTGAATGCAACGGTGCGTCATACCAAGGCTAACCAACTCGGCTTGTTAGGCTTTGGTGGCGATGGTGATGCAAGGCTGCATGCAGAGCTTGCAGCCGCTGTGTTTTTTAATCCGCACTGGGCAATGGGCGTGGAATATCGCCAAAAGCCGGACCTGTTAGCCGCAGTAAAAGAAGACCCTTGGGCCGATGCCTTTGTGGCGTGGTTTCCCAGTAAGCGGCTATCAATAGTGGCGGCCTACGCAAATCTTGGCAATATTGCGCTGTGGGATAACCAGCGCGGTTGGTATTTATCGGTACAGGTAAATAACTGA
- a CDS encoding group 1 truncated hemoglobin has product MAAGLALAACVQAPHNQDANSLYQRLGKTPGISALVDNFLYEIGDSELLRPHFEQTDLERFREKLIEQLCEVSGGPCEYTGDSMQEVHSGMAINNRHFDATVAALIRAMNATGIDVASQNALLKRLAAMHPEVMAETLD; this is encoded by the coding sequence TTGGCCGCGGGTTTAGCGCTTGCAGCCTGCGTTCAGGCGCCGCACAACCAGGATGCCAATAGCCTCTATCAGCGGCTTGGAAAAACCCCGGGCATTAGCGCGCTGGTAGATAATTTTTTATATGAAATTGGCGATAGCGAATTATTGCGCCCGCACTTTGAGCAAACGGATCTCGAGCGCTTTCGTGAAAAGCTCATCGAGCAGCTGTGTGAAGTAAGCGGTGGCCCCTGTGAATACACCGGCGACTCCATGCAGGAAGTACACAGCGGTATGGCCATTAATAATCGCCACTTCGATGCCACAGTAGCGGCACTTATACGTGCCATGAACGCCACAGGTATAGATGTAGCAAGCCAGAATGCTCTCTTGAAGCGGCTTGCCGCCATGCACCCCGAGGTGATGGCGGAGACTTTGGATTAA
- the metE gene encoding 5-methyltetrahydropteroyltriglutamate--homocysteine S-methyltransferase has protein sequence MAQIHNLGFPRIGAKRELKFALEAYWAGNSDLPTLLATGENLRRAHWQRQAQLNWVPVGDFAWYDQVLSLSATLGVIPARAGFTPGQPVDLDTIFRVARGRAQKDCCAANAASEMTKWFDTNYHYLVPEFEANQQFRLSYRQIIDETREARAQGRNAKPVIIGPLTYLWLGKCTEPATDKLSLLENLLPVYRQLLQELHDAGAQWVQIDEPILSLDLPIEWAQAFEPCYHKLQIRGLNQLVANYFGSLGNNLSVALQLPVAGLHIDAVRGAEDINRLLDRLSPHKVLSVGIINGRNIWRTDLNAALERLVPIAERLGDRLWLAPSCSLLHVPVDLAAETALPEDVKPWLAFAQQKLEELALLARALREPANPEVQAALAENRAQRALRQQSPRINQRAVHTRVARLGDHNALRPTAFKERIKIQQQTFTLPPLPTTTIGSFPQTAEIRRARRLYKAQELSERDYTALMQQEIKHAIRVQEEIGLDVLVHGEAERNDMVEYFGEQLEGFVFTQCGWVQSYGSRCVKPPIIVGDVARAQPITVEWARYAQSLTNKPVKGMLTGPVTILCWSFVRDDQPRSTTAQQIALAIRDEVQDLEAAGIGIIQIDEPALREGLPLRKKDWPHYLAWATHAFRVCCAEVADHTQIHTHMCYAEFNDIMEAITALDADVITIETSRSKMELLDAFNHFAYPNHIGPGVYDIHSPNVPNQGWIEGLITRAAEKIPAQNLWINPDCGLKTRGWPETKAALTVMVQAAKSLRKKLEGAAA, from the coding sequence ATGGCACAGATACACAACCTAGGCTTTCCGCGCATTGGCGCCAAGCGAGAACTCAAGTTCGCCCTAGAGGCCTATTGGGCCGGCAACAGCGATCTGCCCACACTCCTTGCAACCGGCGAAAACTTGCGACGCGCCCATTGGCAGCGCCAAGCACAGCTTAACTGGGTGCCCGTGGGGGATTTCGCCTGGTACGACCAGGTGCTAAGCCTCTCTGCCACACTGGGTGTAATACCGGCACGAGCGGGCTTCACGCCGGGCCAGCCGGTGGACTTGGATACTATTTTTCGCGTGGCTCGCGGGCGCGCTCAAAAGGATTGCTGCGCGGCCAATGCCGCCAGCGAGATGACCAAATGGTTCGATACCAATTACCACTATCTGGTGCCAGAGTTTGAAGCCAACCAGCAATTTCGACTGAGCTACCGGCAGATCATTGATGAAACCCGCGAAGCCCGCGCCCAAGGCCGTAACGCCAAGCCCGTAATCATCGGCCCGCTCACTTATTTGTGGCTGGGCAAATGCACAGAGCCTGCAACAGATAAACTTTCACTCTTGGAAAACTTGCTGCCTGTGTATCGTCAATTGCTGCAAGAGCTACACGATGCCGGTGCCCAATGGGTACAAATAGATGAACCCATACTGTCGCTCGATTTGCCCATAGAGTGGGCACAGGCCTTTGAGCCCTGCTATCACAAATTGCAAATTCGCGGGCTCAATCAACTGGTGGCGAATTACTTTGGCTCACTGGGCAATAATTTGTCGGTAGCGCTGCAACTGCCCGTTGCAGGCCTGCACATTGATGCCGTGCGCGGCGCCGAAGACATCAATCGCCTGCTCGATCGCCTGAGCCCGCACAAGGTATTAAGTGTGGGGATTATTAACGGGCGCAACATCTGGCGCACAGACCTTAACGCCGCCCTTGAGCGCCTTGTGCCCATTGCCGAGCGGCTGGGCGACAGGCTATGGCTTGCACCTTCGTGCTCGCTACTGCACGTGCCCGTAGATTTAGCGGCTGAAACAGCGCTGCCAGAAGATGTAAAGCCCTGGCTTGCCTTTGCCCAGCAAAAGCTTGAGGAGCTTGCATTACTTGCGCGCGCACTGCGTGAACCGGCAAACCCCGAGGTGCAAGCGGCGCTGGCAGAAAACCGTGCACAACGCGCGCTTCGCCAACAATCGCCGCGCATAAATCAGCGCGCGGTACACACCCGGGTTGCGCGCCTGGGTGATCACAACGCACTGCGCCCAACAGCCTTTAAAGAGCGCATTAAAATCCAGCAGCAAACATTCACATTGCCACCACTGCCCACCACAACCATTGGCTCGTTTCCGCAAACGGCCGAAATCCGCAGGGCACGCAGGCTTTACAAAGCCCAGGAACTCAGCGAGCGCGACTACACCGCGCTCATGCAACAGGAAATCAAACACGCCATCCGCGTGCAGGAAGAGATCGGCCTGGATGTACTGGTACACGGCGAAGCCGAGCGCAACGACATGGTGGAGTACTTTGGCGAACAACTGGAAGGCTTTGTATTTACCCAGTGCGGCTGGGTGCAAAGCTACGGCTCACGCTGCGTAAAGCCGCCCATTATTGTGGGTGATGTTGCGCGAGCCCAGCCCATCACCGTTGAGTGGGCCCGCTACGCCCAAAGCCTTACTAACAAACCCGTGAAGGGCATGCTCACGGGGCCCGTGACTATTTTGTGCTGGTCTTTCGTGCGCGACGATCAACCACGCAGCACCACGGCCCAACAAATTGCGCTAGCCATACGCGATGAAGTGCAAGACTTAGAGGCTGCGGGCATTGGCATCATTCAAATCGATGAGCCAGCACTGCGCGAGGGTTTACCGCTGCGCAAAAAGGATTGGCCACATTATCTCGCCTGGGCCACGCACGCCTTTCGCGTATGCTGCGCCGAAGTGGCAGACCACACCCAAATTCACACCCACATGTGCTACGCAGAGTTCAACGACATCATGGAGGCCATTACCGCACTCGATGCCGATGTGATCACTATCGAAACATCGCGTTCGAAAATGGAACTGTTGGATGCCTTTAATCACTTTGCCTACCCCAATCACATAGGCCCGGGTGTGTACGATATTCATTCGCCCAATGTGCCAAACCAAGGCTGGATTGAAGGCCTGATTACCCGGGCGGCTGAAAAAATACCCGCACAAAATCTATGGATTAACCCTGACTGCGGCTTAAAAACCCGCGGCTGGCCTGAAACCAAAGCGGCATTAACGGTAATGGTACAGGCGGCAAAGAGCCTCAGAAAAAAGCTAGAAGGCGCCGCGGCATAA